One part of the Rutidosis leptorrhynchoides isolate AG116_Rl617_1_P2 chromosome 1, CSIRO_AGI_Rlap_v1, whole genome shotgun sequence genome encodes these proteins:
- the LOC139892977 gene encoding uncharacterized mitochondrial protein AtMg00810-like: protein MHQPFGFRDETHPNHVCLLHRSLYGLKQAPRAWYQRFADYAKTIGFRNSACDHSLFIFCHGSDMAYLLLYVDDIVLVTSNEKLRQHLMSLLSREFAMKNLGPLHSFLGINVTRSSDGLFLSQATYAANIIERAGLTGCNLVSTPVATDRKLSSKQGRPYADSTKYRSLAGALQYLTFTRPDISYAVQQVCLHMHDPKEVHMNALKRIIRYVQGTLTLGLHITKSSSTNLIAYTDADWGGCPDTRCSTSGYCVYYGDNLISWSSKRQTTMSRSSAEAEYRGVVNVVAESCWLRNLLLELHCPIPKATLVFCDNMSAIYLSGNPVHHQRTKHIEMDIHFVREKVATGQAVSV from the exons ATGCATCAGCCGTTCGGTTTTCGAGACGAAACTCATCCTAACCATGTTTGTCTTCTTCATCGCTCActttacggattgaaacaagctccTCGGGCTTGGTATCAACGATTTGCGGATTATGCTAAGACTATTGGGTTTCGTAATAGCGCATGTGATCATTCTCTCTTCATTTTTTGTCACGGGTCGGATATGGCATATCTACTTTTATATGTCGATGATATTGTGCTTGTAACTTCTAATGAAAAGTTGCGCCAACACCTCATGTCCTTATTATCTCGTGAATTTGCTATGAAAAACTTGGGTCCGTTGCATTCTTTTCTGGGCATCAACGTCACTCGTTCGTCTGATGGACTTTTTCTTAGTCAAGCTACCTATGCTGCCAACATTATAGAACGAGCAGGCTTAACAGGTTGCAATCTTGTTTCTACTCCAGTAGCTACGGATCGTAAGCTAAGCTCCAAACAAGGCCGACCATATGCTGATTCCACAAAATATCGAAGCCTGGCAGGTGCGTTGCAGTATCTTACTTTCACTCGGCCTGACATTTCGTATGCTGTGCAGCAAGTTTGTTTACATATGCATGATCCGAAGGAGGTTCACATGAATGCATTAAAACGCATCATTCGTTACGTGCAAGGTACTCTTACACTCGGCTTACATATTACTAAGTCAAGTTCTACGAATCTAATTGCTTATACCGATGCGGATTGGGGTGGATGTCCCGACACTCGGTGCTCCACCTCGGGTTATTGTGTTTACTACGGTGATAACTTGATTTCTTGGTCTTCTAAACGCCAAACAACGATGTCTCGTTCTAGTGCTGAAGCTGAATATCGTGGCGTCGTGAATGTTGTTGCAGAATCGTGCTGGCTTCGCAACCTCCTTCTTGAGTTACATTGTCCCATTCCGAAAGCCACTCTTGTTTTTTGTGATAATATGAGTGCCATTTATCTCTCGGGCAATCCCGTTCATCATCAACGTACTAAACACATAGAAATGGACATTCATTTTGTCCGCGAAAAGGTTGCCACAGGTCAG GCAGTGTCTGTGTAA